A part of Variovorax sp. HW608 genomic DNA contains:
- a CDS encoding lactonase family protein — translation MDHPDVAYRAYVGCRTTALRSARGRGLEVFDVSSAGRWIHRRTVPAGENPSYLLLDEERSSLHCVHGDGAEVSSFKIDVDGRPVRLGTQSTGGTNPVHLAMSAGRHWVVVANYASGSVVSLPIREDGSLGPKAHLLELPAKAGPHRTQQRGAHPHQVVLDPSGQWLLVPDKGADALHTVAINESTGELRLATTLEVAPGSGPRHLAFRADGVIAWVVLELSSQVLRARFDAATGRLEPLARTTTVPDCFTGENTGAGITLSRDERHLLVSNRGHGSIVRYDVSPTGGALSSPTWTRVQGAVPRFISALPHSDALCVANEDADSIVCVTGPSLVEPLATTGSPVCVAFAHPSKGNP, via the coding sequence TTGGACCATCCCGACGTCGCGTACCGCGCATACGTCGGCTGCAGGACCACCGCACTCCGAAGCGCGCGGGGGCGCGGGCTGGAGGTTTTCGATGTGTCGAGCGCCGGCCGATGGATCCACAGGCGGACGGTTCCCGCCGGCGAGAACCCGTCCTATCTGCTGCTCGACGAAGAGCGCAGTTCGTTGCACTGCGTTCATGGCGACGGTGCTGAAGTCAGCAGCTTCAAGATCGACGTCGATGGCCGCCCTGTTCGGCTGGGGACGCAATCGACTGGCGGAACCAATCCCGTGCACCTGGCGATGAGCGCGGGGAGGCACTGGGTCGTGGTCGCCAACTATGCTTCGGGCAGCGTCGTGAGCCTGCCGATTCGAGAGGATGGCTCCCTGGGGCCGAAGGCGCATCTCCTCGAACTCCCGGCCAAAGCAGGCCCTCACAGGACCCAACAGCGCGGCGCCCATCCTCACCAGGTCGTCCTGGACCCTTCGGGTCAATGGCTCCTGGTACCAGACAAGGGCGCCGACGCCCTCCATACCGTCGCAATCAACGAGTCGACCGGAGAATTGCGGTTGGCGACGACGCTCGAAGTGGCACCGGGGAGCGGCCCCCGCCACCTGGCTTTCCGCGCAGACGGCGTCATTGCCTGGGTGGTTCTGGAACTTTCCAGCCAGGTCCTGCGGGCACGATTCGACGCGGCAACCGGTCGCCTGGAGCCTCTTGCTCGCACAACGACGGTCCCCGATTGCTTCACCGGCGAGAACACGGGCGCAGGCATCACCCTGTCCCGTGACGAACGCCACCTGCTGGTGAGCAATCGCGGCCACGGCAGCATCGTGCGCTATGACGTCAGTCCCACCGGCGGTGCGCTGTCGTCTCCGACCTGGACCCGGGTTCAGGGCGCCGTCCCCCGATTCATCTCTGCCCTGCCCCACAGCGACGCCCTCTGCGTCGCGAACGAAGATGCCGACTCCATCGTCTGCGTGACGGGCCCCTCCCTTGTCGAACCGCTGGCCACCACCGGCAGCCCCGTGTGCGTCGCGTTCGCCCATCCATCGAAAGGAAACCCATGA
- a CDS encoding GntR family transcriptional regulator: protein MNEVASAPELTSLQQRVAREIVALARRDNRVAGDHLPEIQLAQHIGTSRSPIQVALRHLAHLGVLQQDANRGFFLSVDAKDWDVSVSSLLATDDPLYLRIAEDRQSENLPDEVTEAELMRRYGVARSTLRKVLSRISEEGWIEQSMGHGWRFLSMIDSPDAYEESYLFRQSIEPGAILGPSFNFVPAELKQLRREQQRIVDGGFQTMTPIELFEANSHFHETIAEWGHNRFVLQSVRRINQLRRLVEYRQATKRGPRLTQAAEHLAILDAIERQDFMQAANLMRAHLNGARRGKLLDPSVFSQAA, encoded by the coding sequence GTGAATGAAGTGGCCTCCGCCCCGGAACTGACCTCCCTGCAGCAACGCGTTGCCCGGGAAATCGTCGCTTTGGCGCGCCGGGACAACCGTGTCGCAGGGGACCATCTCCCGGAGATTCAGCTCGCGCAGCATATCGGCACGTCCCGCTCGCCGATTCAGGTGGCCCTCAGGCACCTGGCGCATCTCGGCGTCCTGCAGCAGGACGCCAATCGCGGATTCTTTCTGAGCGTCGATGCCAAGGACTGGGACGTTTCGGTGTCCAGCCTCTTGGCCACGGACGACCCCCTGTACCTTCGGATCGCGGAGGACCGTCAGTCGGAAAACCTGCCCGACGAGGTCACGGAAGCCGAATTGATGCGTCGGTATGGGGTGGCGCGCAGCACCCTGCGGAAGGTTCTGTCCCGGATCTCCGAGGAGGGCTGGATCGAGCAAAGCATGGGGCACGGGTGGCGCTTCCTGTCCATGATCGATTCCCCGGACGCCTATGAGGAGAGCTACCTCTTCCGGCAGTCCATCGAGCCGGGAGCCATCCTGGGCCCGTCCTTCAATTTCGTGCCGGCCGAGCTCAAGCAGCTCCGGCGCGAGCAGCAGCGAATCGTGGACGGGGGATTCCAGACGATGACCCCCATCGAGCTCTTCGAGGCAAACAGCCACTTCCACGAGACGATTGCCGAGTGGGGGCACAACCGTTTCGTCCTGCAGTCGGTGCGGCGAATCAATCAACTGCGCCGGCTGGTGGAATACCGCCAGGCCACCAAGCGAGGCCCCCGACTTACCCAGGCGGCAGAGCACCTGGCCATCCTGGACGCCATCGAGCGGCAGGACTTCATGCAAGCCGCCAACTTGATGCGGGCCCATTTGAACGGCGCGCGCCGCGGCAAGCTGCTCGACCCCTCCGTCTTCTCTCAAGCGGCCTGA
- a CDS encoding Bug family tripartite tricarboxylate transporter substrate binding protein, with protein MSHISRRALLWAGASVLPLGFAGRSFSQEKFPTKPVTLVVPQPAGGDADVVCRSIQTRMQEVLGQAVIIDNRAGAGGNIGTTLGAKAAPDGYTVTFVNQGTMSLNPWLYPNPGYKVESFAPVTWLTSIDLVIVAHPSVPAKNLKEFLELAKKEPGKFTYGTAGNGSANHIAGEMLKSMAKVDITHVPYKGGAPAIVALLGGEISTVVAFPLAALPHIKAGKLKALAVTGRKRAKALPNVPTVDESGVSGYEFASWMGLTVPKGTPDAVVQKIHAAASAALKEKDVAEKLSAGMTEPVGSGPKEFAELIRRENERWSKLIKQYGMKID; from the coding sequence ATGAGCCACATCTCTCGTCGCGCGCTGCTGTGGGCAGGCGCCTCTGTCCTGCCCCTTGGCTTTGCCGGTCGCAGCTTTTCCCAAGAGAAATTCCCAACCAAGCCGGTCACACTCGTCGTTCCCCAGCCCGCTGGAGGCGACGCCGACGTGGTGTGTCGCAGCATCCAGACCAGGATGCAGGAGGTGCTGGGTCAGGCGGTCATCATCGACAACCGCGCTGGCGCAGGCGGCAACATCGGTACGACCCTCGGCGCCAAGGCGGCTCCTGACGGTTACACCGTGACTTTCGTGAATCAAGGGACCATGTCCCTGAACCCGTGGCTTTATCCGAACCCCGGCTACAAGGTTGAGAGCTTCGCCCCCGTGACCTGGCTGACCTCCATCGACCTGGTCATCGTGGCGCACCCTTCCGTGCCGGCGAAAAATTTGAAGGAGTTCCTGGAGTTGGCCAAGAAGGAACCGGGGAAGTTCACATACGGGACGGCGGGCAATGGCAGCGCCAATCACATCGCCGGGGAAATGCTCAAGTCGATGGCCAAGGTGGACATCACCCACGTGCCTTACAAAGGTGGTGCGCCGGCCATCGTCGCGCTGCTGGGCGGCGAAATCAGCACCGTCGTGGCATTTCCGCTTGCCGCACTACCTCATATCAAGGCGGGCAAACTCAAGGCCCTCGCCGTCACCGGCAGGAAGCGCGCGAAGGCGCTGCCGAACGTGCCGACGGTGGACGAAAGCGGGGTCAGCGGCTATGAATTCGCGTCCTGGATGGGGCTGACGGTCCCGAAGGGCACCCCCGACGCGGTAGTTCAGAAAATCCATGCCGCGGCCTCTGCCGCTCTGAAGGAGAAGGATGTCGCCGAGAAGCTGTCTGCCGGCATGACCGAGCCCGTTGGTTCGGGACCCAAGGAGTTCGCAGAGCTCATTCGGCGCGAAAACGAGCGCTGGTCGAAGCTCATCAAGCAGTACGGGATGAAGATTGACTGA